The Amycolatopsis sp. NBC_01480 genome segment CGGCCGTTGTCTCCTGGCCGCGGGCATCGCCGCGGCGGTGTGCTCGCTGGTGCTCAACGAGCGTGACCTGCTGCGCGTCGCCATCTTCGTGGTGGCGCTGCCGCTGCTGGTCGCCGCGTTCATCTCGGCCACCCGGCTGCGCCTCGGCGCGGCGCGGGCGCTGAGGCCCGAGCGCGTCGCCGTCGGCGCGCACAGCGAGGTGCACCTCGAGCTGTGGCGCAGCGGACGGCTGCCAGGCGGCGAGGTGCTGCTCGAGGACGGCGTGCCGTACGCGCTGGGCTCGCGGCCGCGGTTCGTCGTCGAGCGGCTGCCGCACGACCGCCGGGTGCTGCTGCGTTACCCGCTGCAGCCGATGATGCGCGGGATCCAGCAGGTGGGGCCGCTGCGCGCAACCATCACGGACCCGTTCGGGCTGTGCGAGTTCGAGCGTGAGCTGATCGGCCACTCGCGGCTGGTCGTCGTCCCGCGAGTGGTGCCCCTGTGGGGGCTGCCCGGCGGGTCCGGCGCCGGCGCGGGCGACGACGGCACCGTCCGCCTGCACGCCGGCCAGGGCGAGCCGGACGTGATCGTGCGGCACTACCGCACCGGCGACGACATGCGGAAGGTGCACTGGCGCTCCACCGCGCGCCGTGACGAGATCATGGTCCGGGTCGAGGAGCGCCCGTGGCGCGGCGGCACCACCGTGCTGCTCGACCACCGCGCGGCCGCCCACCACGGCACCGGCCCGGCGGCGAGCCTGGAGTGGGCCGTCTCGTTCGCCGCTTCGGTTTCGCTGCACCTGCGCCGCTCGGGCCACCGCGTCCGGCTGGTCAACGAGCACGGCCTGACCCTGGCCGACGCCCCCGGCGACGGCGGCGAAGGCTACGACAACGTCGTGCTCGACGCGCTGGCCGCCCTGCAGCCAGCGCACCAGCGCGACATCACCCTCGGCCATGACCCGGCGGAGAGCCAGGAGCTGATCGCGGTGCTGGGCACCGTCAGCGCGGAATCCGTGCACGAGCTGTCCCGCTACCGCCGCCGCGGCGTCCGCAGCCTCGCGGTCCTGCTGGACACCCCGAGCTGGTCCGGCGCCCCCGAACAACGCGCGGCAGCCACCGAGGACTCGGCCGAGCTGCTCCGCGCGGCCGGCTGGGGCGTGGTCATCGCCGCGCCGCAGTCCTCCATGCCCCAGGTCTGGTCCGAGCTCTGCCGCACGGGCTCCAACCGCGGCGCCCTGATCGGCGGTGCCCGATGAACCTCGCCGCACCGCTTGCTTTGCTGAGCCCGGCCGAGCGCCCCAATGTGGCGTTCGGTGCGTGGAATGGGGGTTGGGCGCAGAGCGCCTCCGCTGAGGGTGGCGGTGGGGCAGCGGTTGGAGCAACCAATGTGGCATTGGGTGCGTTGAGCGCAACCAACGCCACATTGGGGCGCACGGCTAGCGGCGTGGGCAGTTCCAGCCGCGTGCTGATCGGCGGTGCCCGATGACCGCCACCGCGCCGCCGCGGCCGCCGATTCCGCACACCCCCACGCCGCAGCCCCCGGCCCCGGCCCCGGCGTGGTCGAGCAGCGTGCTGCCGCCGGCCGCGGCGGGCGGCGCGACGCTCTGCGCGGCCACCTCCCTGACCGGCGTCGTAAACGGCTGGGCCTGGTTCGGGTACCTGCTGGTCGCCGTCATCCTGGTCGCTTCGACCGGGCTGGCGCTGCGCTCGCTGCGGGCGCCGACCATCGCCGTCGGGCTCGGGCAGCTGCTGGTGCTGCTGTTCCTGATCACCGGCGCGTTCACCACCCAGGGCTTCCTGAAGATCTTCCCCGGCCCGACGGCGTTCGGGGAGCTGCAGGAGACGCTCGCGGCGTCCGCGGAGCAGATCCGCACCGGGCTGCCGCCGGTGGACGGCACGCAGCCGATCCTGTGCCTGGTGACGATCGCGATCGGGCTGGTCGCGGTGCTCGTCGACACGCTCGCGGTGGCCGCCGCCGCGCCGGCCGCCACCGGGCTGGTGCTGCTGTGCGTCTACGCGGTGCCCGCGGCGCTGTCCGACAGTTTGCTGCCCTGGTGGACATTCCTGCTCGGCGCGGCCGCGTTCCCCTGCCTGCTCGCCATCGACGGCAGCCACCGGCACCGGCGCTGGCGCAACCGTGACGCGCCCGGCTCCGGCGGTCCCGCCCGCGCGCTGCAGGCCCCCGTGGCCGTGGTCGGCGCGGCGATCGTGCTCGGCTTGCTCGGCGGCGGGATCACCGTGGTCGGCACGGTCGGCAAGATCCCGTTCGGCGCCAGCGACGGCACCGGCGGCGACGGCGCGGGCGGCTTCGGCGTCGCCCCGTTCACGCAGCTGCGCGGCCTGCTCGACCAGGGCGCGAACACCGAGCTGTTCCAGGTCCGCGGCCTCGGCTCGGACCGGCGGCTGCTGCGCGCGTTCACGCTCGACACCTACACGCCGAACAAGGGCTGGGGCCTGCGCGGCGGCGGCCAGGCGCAGACCGGCGTCCTGGCCGGCGCCACCCTGCCCGCCGCGCCGGGCGACGACGGCACCGGCGTGTCCCGTCAGATCCAGATCGAGCCCACCCGCTGGGTCGACAACTGGCTGCCGATCTACGGCGCCCCGCGCGCGCTGCGCGGTGTCTCGCCGCAGTGGCTGTACGACCGGGTCAGCGGCGCCGTCTTCACCACGAAGAGCGAGCCGGCGCCGCCGTACACCGAAACCGCTTCGCTGAAGGAGCCGACCGCCGCCGAACTGCGCGTCACCGACCCGAAGTCCGACGAGGTGCCGGCGGCGTACACGACGATCGACCGCGTCGACCCGCGGGTGGTCGCGAAGACCGATCAGATCGTGGCGGGCCAGACCAACAACTTCGACAAGGCCAACGCGCTGTGGCAGTTCTTCAGCGCGCAGAACGGTTTCGTCTACGACACGAAGACCGCTGACGCCACCGACGCGGACGCACTCGCCGACTTCATCCTCAACGGCAAGCGCGGCTACTGCGAGCAGTACGCGTCCGCGATGGCCGTGATGCTTCGGGTGGCGCACATCCCCGCGCGCGTCGCGATCGGCTTCACGCCGGGCGTGCAGAAGGGCGATTACCAGTCGATCAGCTCGCAGGACGCGCACGCGTGGGTCGAGGCGTATTTCGGCGACAAGGGCTGGGTCAGCTTCGACCCGACGCCGCTCGCCGACGGCCGCGGCATCGTCCCGCCGTACCTGCAGCAGAACGATGCCAGCTCCCAGCAGCCGAACGCCACCGACAACCTGCCGACCGCGCCCAAGTCCAGCGCGCCGACCGCGAACAACCCGCTGGACAAGGGCCAGAACCAGGCCGCCCCCGGCCCGGCGCCAGACCAGGGTTCGAGCAACGGCTGGCTGATCGCGCTCGCCGTCGTGCTGGCGGTGCTCGGCGGCTTGGCAGTGCTCGCGGCGTACCTGCTGCGCTCGTCGCGACGGCGAAAGGGCCCCGGTGGCCAGTCGCCCGCTTCCGGCGTTCCGCCACCGGACGGCACCCCCGACGGCAACCTCCTGGTCCGCACCCCCACCGCGGCCCCGGCCGACGACCGCGTCCACCTGGCCGCGCTGTGGCTGCCACTGGCCGCGGGCGTGCTGTTCGTGGCGGCGGCGGGTTTCCTGGCGGCGCTGGTGACGTGGTGGTTCGCGCTGATCGTGGTGCTGCTGCTGGCGGGCATCGGCGGTCCGGCCGCCGTCCGGGATTTCTTCCGCCGCCGCCGTCTCCAAGCCATCGCAGCCCACTCCCCCGACGCAGCCGACGCGGCGTGGCGTGAGCTCAAGGCCGAGTGCGCCGACCGCGGCCTGCCCATCCCGGACAGCGACACCGTCCGCGTGGCCGGCCAGAAGATCGCCGCGAACCACCACCTGGACGACCCGGCCCGCGAGAGCCTGCGCGCGGTGATCGGCGCCGTCGAGAAGACCTGGTACAGCGACGTGCCCACCCCAGACCCCCACCTGGGCCCCGCCTTCGACGAGCTGCGCCGCGGCCTCGGCCGCACCGCCCCCTTGCCTTGGCGCGGACGGCTGTTCCCGAAGTCGGTGCTGCGCCGCCGCTCCTGAGGCTGGGTCGGCGGCGCTGTTCCTGAAGCCCGGTTAACGGTGCCGCCGCGGGGCGGTTTGGTGCCGGGTTGCGGTCCCGCACCGGCAACGGCGTGGTTTGGTGCGGGGCCGGGTTCTGGTCCCGCTGCTACTGAGGCGCGCCTTGCCGCAGAGCTAGGGGTGCGGTCCCGCTCCGGCCAAGGTGCGGCTTGACGCGGAGCCAGGAATTCCGGTCCGCTCCCGCCAAGGCTCGGCCCGCCACCGGGCCGGGGCTCCGGTCCCGCCGTTATCAAGCGGCGTTCGTGGCCGGGGAGGGATCCCGCCCGGCCCCGGCCGAGCCAAGGCTTGCCACCGGGCCAGGCTTCCGGCTCCACGGCGCCCGCGGTTGTCGAGGGGCGTTTGCTGCCGGGGCGGGATTCCGGCCCGGCTGCCGCGGTGGCGATCCGCCGCTGAGGGCGGGTGGTTCGGGTCTGCCGCTGTCCGGCGGGCGAGTGTGCGTCCCGCTCCTGGCTGGGGTGCCGTGCGCGCGGGACGGCGGCCCGAACCGTGCGGCGCTGATCGTCGGCGCGGTCGGCAGCCGTCAGTCTTGCGCGCACACGAGAAATCCGCGCTCCGCCCCGGGGAGGGCGAAGCGCGGATCTCGAAGGTGGCGGTGGGTTATTGCTCTTCGAAGCGCTGGCGGAAGCGTTCCTCCATGCGCTGGGTGAACGAGCTGCGACGGCTCGACTGCTTGCCGCCGCCTCCCCCGCTGTTGTGGGGGCCGTTGTCCTTGCCGGTGTCACCCTGGCGTATGGACGTGACGGCCATCATCACCCCGAAGAACATCACGAGGAACCCCAGCACGCTGATCAACGGGATGTCGGCGACCCGCAGCACGGGCACCACCACCCCCAGCACCAGCAGCGCGACGCCCAGCACGAACAGGACGATCCCCTGGATGCGCCGTCGACGAGCGGGGCGGCGCATCCGGGTGCCACGCACCGTCGATGCGAACTTGGGGTCCTCGGCATAGAGCTCGCGCTCGATCTGATCGAGCAGCCGCTGCTCATGCTCGGAGAGTGGCATCTTTCCTCCTCCGGCACAGCTGTCGCGGGCGCCGGGCCGCGCAACGTCCTGGACCCAACAGCCAACCCCAGGCGGGGTGGCACTGTCCAGGATACGAGCCCCGCGCGCGTCCGACTACCCGATCCCGTATCCAGAAGGGATCGAATTGGGGGAAATCTCGACTGACGTGGGTTGACAGACGGTCACCGCGACCGAACTCACGCCCTTCACCAGGTCGAGAACACCCCGGACACCCTGCGCCGACCGCCGCCGCACAGCCCTCCCGGCGCCGCGACCACTCCCCGCGATCGAGGGACGGCCCCGGCCGCCGAGGTCGCCGCCCATCACCCGCACGGGGCGGCCGGGCCCCCGCGGGATCCACTCGCAGCCCGGCGTAGCGGATGACGCTTTCCCTGCGCTCAGTGCAGCGCAAGCGACATCCGCTACCTGCGGCGGCGCGGCGTCACTGCTCCCGTGGCGACAACAGCGACGCCGGCCGCACCGCTGCCGCGCCGAATTTGGAGCGGGCGACGTCGGCGGCTAGTTCTGCGTCGCGCCAGCGGGGTTCGGCGGAGGCGAGGAGGAGTTGTTCGCCGTCTTCGCCGGTGTCCAGGGCTTCTACGCGGACGCCGATCAGGCGGATGGCGCCGGTCGGGGCGTGTTCGGTGAGGAGGTCGACGGCGGTGCGGTGGATGTCGCGGGCCACGTCGGTGGCGGTGAACAAGGTGCGGGCCCTGGTGATGGTGCGGAAGTCGGCGAAGCGCACCTTGATCGAGACCGTGCGGCCGCGCAGGCCGCGGGCCCGCAGGGTGGCGCCGACGCGCTCGGCGAGGCGGAGCAGCTCCAGGCCCAGCTCGGCGCGGCTGTGCAGGTCGACCTCGAAGGTCCGCTCCGCGCCGATCGACTTCTCCGCCGACTCCGGCACCACCGCGCGGTCGTCGTGGCCGTTCGCCAACGCCCACAGGTGGTCGCCGACCGCGCGGCCCAGTGAGCGCCGCAGCCGGGCCGGCGGGGCCGCCGCGACGTCCGCGATCGTGTGCAGGCCCTGCTGACGCAGGTGCTCCTCGGTCCGCTGCCCGACTCCCCACAGCGCCGACACCGGCAGCGGGTGCAGGAACGCCAGCGTCTCGGCCGCCGGCACCACCACCATCCCGTCCGGCTTCGCCATGCCCGACGCGAGTTTGGCGACGTACTTGACCTTCGCCACGCCCACCGAACACGTGATCCCGTGCTCGGCCACCACCCGCTCCCGGATCCGCGCGCCCAGCTGGGCCGGAGTGGCGCCCAGCCGCCGCAGCGCGCCGCCGACGTCCAGGAACGCCTCGTCCAGGCTCAGCGGCTCCACCAACGGCGTCAGGTCGCGGAAGATGTCCATCACCCCGCGCGAAACCTCGCCGTACAGCCCCGAAGTCGGCTGGATGCAGACCAGTTGCGGGCACAGCCGCTTCGCCGTGGAAAACGGCATCGCGGACCGCACCCCGAACTCGCGCGCCGGGTAGTTCGCCGCGGCCACCACCGACCGCGGACCTCCGCCGGACACGACCACCGGCCGGTCCACCAGCTCCGGCCGGGTGCGCAGCTCACAGGAGACGAAAAACGCGTCCATGTCGACATGCAGGATCGGGCAGCCGGTGTCGTCCGGCAGGGCCGCGGCACCGGTGGTGACGCGGTAGCGGGCCATCCCGCTGGGCAGTTCGGTGTTTCTCCCCACGCCTGCGGACGCTACCCGGGGGCACCGACAGTTTCAGGCGCGCCGGGCCATCGCGTGCAGCCGGCCCGCGATGTCGCGCAGCGCGGGCACCGCCGCCGCGGCCAGCTCGAACTCCGCCAGCTCGTCCTCGCGCACCTCGCCGGCCACCACGTCGGCGATCACCCGGTCGCCCTGCAGCAGGGTCAGCTCGAGCCCGGCGGCGGCCAGCAGACCGGTCAGCCCGGCGCTGTCGAACCGGCGCAGCACGGTGTCGCGCTCGCCCGGGACGATGCCGTCGTCGCCGTCGAGCAGCCGCTGGGCCTCGGCGATCCGGCCGGCCAGCGCGCGGTGCAGCACGGCCGCGTTGCGGTTGGCCACGAGCACCGACACCGCCCCGCCCGGCGCGACGGCGGCCGCGAGCGCGGCGAGCACCACGGCCGGGTCGTCGACCACTTCGAGCAGCCCGTGGGCCAGCACCAGGTCGGCCGAGCCGGCCGGCACGTGGGCCGCGAGCGCGTCGGAGTCGTCCGCGATCACCGTGATCCGGTGCGAGACGCCCTCCTCCTCCGCGCGCCGCCGCAGCGTCGCCAGCGCGTTCGGGTTGGGCTCGACCACCGTCACGAGGCAGCCGGCCGAGGCGAAGGGCACCGCCCAGCCGCCGCTGCCGCCGCCGACATCGACGACGGCCGGCTGCTCCACGCCCCGGGCGCGGGCCGCGCGCAGCTCCGCCTCGAGCGCCCGGCGAACGGCGCCGGAACCCCGGGCCGCCACGGTGTCGGTCTTCATAGTCGGACAGGGTAGTGCCCGCCCGCCGGTCACTCGCCGTGACCCATACCGCCCGGTAGCGGCGTTCGACACCTTCCTCGGGACCGATCCCCCGAACGGGCCGTAGGCTGTGTCGAGTGCACACGGTCGCCGTACTCAGCCTCAAGGGTGGCGTCGGCAAAACGACGGTCGCGCTCGGTATCGCGTCGGCCGCTCTGCGTAGGGGGACGCGGACCCTCGTCGCCGACCTCGACCCGCAGGGCAACGCCACCACCTCGCTCGACCCGCCCTACACCGACGCGACGCTCGCCGACGTCCTGGAGACCCCGGCCCGCGCCGTGCTGGAGCGCGCCATCGCGCCGAGCGTGTGGTCCGAGGAGGTCGACGTCCTGGTCGGCGCCGAGGAGCTGGAGCTGCTCAACGAGCCCGGCCCCGAGGGGCGGCGGCTGGAGAACCTGTCCCGCGCGCTCGACGAGCTGCACCAGCGGCCGCTGCGTGAGGACCCGTACGAGCTGGTGATCATCGACTGCCCGCCGTCGCTGGGCCGGCTGACCAAGTCGGCGCTGGTCGCGGCCGACAGCGCGCTGATCGTCACCGAGCCCACGATGTACGCGGTGGCGGGCGCCCAGCGCGCACTGGAGGCGATCGAGCGGATCCGCGAGGAGCACAACCCGGACCTGCGCCCGATCGGGGTGCTGGTGAACAAGCTGCGCGTGCGCTCGTACGAGCACCAGTTCCGGGTCGCGGAGCTGCGGGAGAACTTCGGCTCGCTGGTGATGCCCACGGCGATCCCGGACCGGCTGGCGGTGCAGCAGGCGCAGGGCGCGTGCAGCCCGATCCACGAGTGGCACTCGCCCGGCGCGCAGGAGATCGCGCTGACGTTCAACATGGTGCTGGCCAAGATCCTGCGCTCCAGCCGCGCCGGGCGGCACCGCGTGCGCGGCGAAGAGGACGCGCCGGACGCCACCGACACGCCGGCGGAAGTCTCCGGCAACGCGGGCTGAGCCGTGCCCGAGGGCGACACCGTTTTCCTCGCCGGGAAGCTGCTCGACAAGGCGCTGGCCGGGAAAATGCTGCTGCGCGGCGAATTCCGCCATCCCGCACTGGCCACTGTGGACCTTTCCGGCCGTGACGTGCTGGGCGTCGGCACCGTCGGCAAGCACCTGTTCACGCGCTTCTCCGGCGATCTGACCCTGCACAGCCACCTGCGCATGGACGGCAGCTGGGAGATCTACCGCGCCGGCGCGAAGTGGCGGAGCCCAGCCCATCACGCGCGGGTGATCCTGGCGACCGCCGACGTGCAGGCCGTCGGTTTCCGCTTGCACGACCTGGAACTCCTGCCGTCCGCGGAGGCGCCCGGCCTCGTCGCCCACCTCGGCCCCGACCTGCTTGATCCACAATGGACGGACGAGCACACGGCCCGCGCCACGGCCGCGCTGGCCGCCGAGCCGGGCCGCGAACTCGGCGAGGCCCTGCTGGACCAGCGGGTCATGGCCGGCGTCGGGAACCTGTACAAGGTGGAGATCTGCTTCCTGCTCCGCGTCTCCCCGTGGACGCCGGTGTCCGAAGTGGACGCAGCGAAAGCCGTGGCGCTCGCCCGCAAGCTGCTGCTCGCCAACGCCTGGCGGCACGAGCAGGTGACCACCGGCGACCTCACCCGCGGCCGGCGCACCTGGGTGTACGAGCGGACCCGGCAAGGCTGCTTCCGTTGCGGTGGGCGCGTGCTGGTGGCCGGGCAGGGTGACGGCGTCCGGCGGCGGCCGACCTGGTTCTGCCCCCGCTGCCAGCCTGGGCCGCATCCGGAGGACCGCCCCGAAGTGTTCGCGTAATTGATGTTGCCGCGCACCGAGGTTCGCGGTTAGCGTGGTCTTACACGAGAGAGGAGGTGGTCCTAAGTTGTATTCACACAGGACTCGTGAGGTGACTGTCCGCTAGCGGATAGCACGCGTAGGGACTTTGAGCAGCGATACAACACGAGCCACCTTCGGCTCATCGCCTGCTTCGCGTGTGTGCCTGATAGCGAATACCAGGCAGCCACCGGGCTCCCGGGGCTCTTGAGCACCGGTCCGGCTCGGGCTCGGACGTTTGACGGCGTCCGGGAGCCGCCCCGGGAGCACCCCTTCACCACCCAGAACACCGAGAACCACACAGCCGGGCAGTCGTCGCCGACCGTCCGGCGCTCGTTTGCCCGGATTCGGCGATCGCCGTCGGCGAACGGATACACCGAACGGCCGAAAGTGGCTAGCCTGAACGGCATGCTCAGGCCCGACTACCCGATCACCGCGAACCGGGTGATCCTGCGCCCGTTCACGCCGGACGACCTCGACGCGCTGAACTCGTTCCAGTCCCGCGCCGACGTGGCCCGCTATCTCTACTGGGGCCCGCGCAGCCGCGCCGAGTCGGCCGCCGCCCTCGCGAAACGGGTGCACAGCTCGACTCTCAGCCAGGACGGCCAGATCCTTGCCGTCGCGGTCGAACTCGCCGCCACCGGCCAGCTGATCGGCGACCTGAACCTGGAGTACCTGAGCTCTGAGCACCGCCAGGGCGAGATCGGCTTCGTCTTCCACCCCGACCACCACGGCAAGGGCCTGGCGCTGGAGGCGGCCACCGAGCTGCTGCGGCTGGGCTTCGAAGAGCTGGGGCTGCACCGGATCATCGGCCGGTGCGACGGGCGCAACACCGCGTCGATGGCGCTGATGGAGCGTCTGGGGATGCGCAAGGAAGCCCACCTGCGGGAGAACGAGATCGTCAAGGGCGAGTGGACCGACGAACTGGTCTACGCCATGCTCGAGGACGAGTGGAAGGCCACACGCTGACCGG includes the following:
- a CDS encoding DUF3040 domain-containing protein, with amino-acid sequence MPLSEHEQRLLDQIERELYAEDPKFASTVRGTRMRRPARRRRIQGIVLFVLGVALLVLGVVVPVLRVADIPLISVLGFLVMFFGVMMAVTSIRQGDTGKDNGPHNSGGGGGKQSSRRSSFTQRMEERFRQRFEEQ
- a CDS encoding methyltransferase domain-containing protein — encoded protein: MKTDTVAARGSGAVRRALEAELRAARARGVEQPAVVDVGGGSGGWAVPFASAGCLVTVVEPNPNALATLRRRAEEEGVSHRITVIADDSDALAAHVPAGSADLVLAHGLLEVVDDPAVVLAALAAAVAPGGAVSVLVANRNAAVLHRALAGRIAEAQRLLDGDDGIVPGERDTVLRRFDSAGLTGLLAAAGLELTLLQGDRVIADVVAGEVREDELAEFELAAAAVPALRDIAGRLHAMARRA
- a CDS encoding ParA family protein is translated as MHTVAVLSLKGGVGKTTVALGIASAALRRGTRTLVADLDPQGNATTSLDPPYTDATLADVLETPARAVLERAIAPSVWSEEVDVLVGAEELELLNEPGPEGRRLENLSRALDELHQRPLREDPYELVIIDCPPSLGRLTKSALVAADSALIVTEPTMYAVAGAQRALEAIERIREEHNPDLRPIGVLVNKLRVRSYEHQFRVAELRENFGSLVMPTAIPDRLAVQQAQGACSPIHEWHSPGAQEIALTFNMVLAKILRSSRAGRHRVRGEEDAPDATDTPAEVSGNAG
- a CDS encoding GNAT family N-acetyltransferase, translated to MLRPDYPITANRVILRPFTPDDLDALNSFQSRADVARYLYWGPRSRAESAAALAKRVHSSTLSQDGQILAVAVELAATGQLIGDLNLEYLSSEHRQGEIGFVFHPDHHGKGLALEAATELLRLGFEELGLHRIIGRCDGRNTASMALMERLGMRKEAHLRENEIVKGEWTDELVYAMLEDEWKATR
- a CDS encoding DUF58 domain-containing protein; this encodes MLRALSGLTTRGRCLLAAGIAAAVCSLVLNERDLLRVAIFVVALPLLVAAFISATRLRLGAARALRPERVAVGAHSEVHLELWRSGRLPGGEVLLEDGVPYALGSRPRFVVERLPHDRRVLLRYPLQPMMRGIQQVGPLRATITDPFGLCEFERELIGHSRLVVVPRVVPLWGLPGGSGAGAGDDGTVRLHAGQGEPDVIVRHYRTGDDMRKVHWRSTARRDEIMVRVEERPWRGGTTVLLDHRAAAHHGTGPAASLEWAVSFAASVSLHLRRSGHRVRLVNEHGLTLADAPGDGGEGYDNVVLDALAALQPAHQRDITLGHDPAESQELIAVLGTVSAESVHELSRYRRRGVRSLAVLLDTPSWSGAPEQRAAATEDSAELLRAAGWGVVIAAPQSSMPQVWSELCRTGSNRGALIGGAR
- a CDS encoding DNA-formamidopyrimidine glycosylase family protein — translated: MPEGDTVFLAGKLLDKALAGKMLLRGEFRHPALATVDLSGRDVLGVGTVGKHLFTRFSGDLTLHSHLRMDGSWEIYRAGAKWRSPAHHARVILATADVQAVGFRLHDLELLPSAEAPGLVAHLGPDLLDPQWTDEHTARATAALAAEPGRELGEALLDQRVMAGVGNLYKVEICFLLRVSPWTPVSEVDAAKAVALARKLLLANAWRHEQVTTGDLTRGRRTWVYERTRQGCFRCGGRVLVAGQGDGVRRRPTWFCPRCQPGPHPEDRPEVFA
- a CDS encoding DNA polymerase IV; this translates as MARYRVTTGAAALPDDTGCPILHVDMDAFFVSCELRTRPELVDRPVVVSGGGPRSVVAAANYPAREFGVRSAMPFSTAKRLCPQLVCIQPTSGLYGEVSRGVMDIFRDLTPLVEPLSLDEAFLDVGGALRRLGATPAQLGARIRERVVAEHGITCSVGVAKVKYVAKLASGMAKPDGMVVVPAAETLAFLHPLPVSALWGVGQRTEEHLRQQGLHTIADVAAAPPARLRRSLGRAVGDHLWALANGHDDRAVVPESAEKSIGAERTFEVDLHSRAELGLELLRLAERVGATLRARGLRGRTVSIKVRFADFRTITRARTLFTATDVARDIHRTAVDLLTEHAPTGAIRLIGVRVEALDTGEDGEQLLLASAEPRWRDAELAADVARSKFGAAAVRPASLLSPREQ
- a CDS encoding transglutaminaseTgpA domain-containing protein, giving the protein MTATAPPRPPIPHTPTPQPPAPAPAWSSSVLPPAAAGGATLCAATSLTGVVNGWAWFGYLLVAVILVASTGLALRSLRAPTIAVGLGQLLVLLFLITGAFTTQGFLKIFPGPTAFGELQETLAASAEQIRTGLPPVDGTQPILCLVTIAIGLVAVLVDTLAVAAAAPAATGLVLLCVYAVPAALSDSLLPWWTFLLGAAAFPCLLAIDGSHRHRRWRNRDAPGSGGPARALQAPVAVVGAAIVLGLLGGGITVVGTVGKIPFGASDGTGGDGAGGFGVAPFTQLRGLLDQGANTELFQVRGLGSDRRLLRAFTLDTYTPNKGWGLRGGGQAQTGVLAGATLPAAPGDDGTGVSRQIQIEPTRWVDNWLPIYGAPRALRGVSPQWLYDRVSGAVFTTKSEPAPPYTETASLKEPTAAELRVTDPKSDEVPAAYTTIDRVDPRVVAKTDQIVAGQTNNFDKANALWQFFSAQNGFVYDTKTADATDADALADFILNGKRGYCEQYASAMAVMLRVAHIPARVAIGFTPGVQKGDYQSISSQDAHAWVEAYFGDKGWVSFDPTPLADGRGIVPPYLQQNDASSQQPNATDNLPTAPKSSAPTANNPLDKGQNQAAPGPAPDQGSSNGWLIALAVVLAVLGGLAVLAAYLLRSSRRRKGPGGQSPASGVPPPDGTPDGNLLVRTPTAAPADDRVHLAALWLPLAAGVLFVAAAGFLAALVTWWFALIVVLLLAGIGGPAAVRDFFRRRRLQAIAAHSPDAADAAWRELKAECADRGLPIPDSDTVRVAGQKIAANHHLDDPARESLRAVIGAVEKTWYSDVPTPDPHLGPAFDELRRGLGRTAPLPWRGRLFPKSVLRRRS